In one window of Gossypium arboreum isolate Shixiya-1 chromosome 4, ASM2569848v2, whole genome shotgun sequence DNA:
- the LOC108460325 gene encoding zinc finger protein JACKDAW-like gives MSGDGFSLPVSIGGFVHQEQNNTNPNPKSNPVKKKRNLPGNPDPDAEVIALSPKTLMATNRFICEICNKGFQRDQNLQLHRRGHNLPWKLKQRNNKEPVKKKVYICPEKTCVHHDPSRALGDLTGIKKHFSRKHGEKKWKCEKCSKKYAVQSDWKAHSKTCGTREYKCDCGTLFSRKDSFITHRAFCDALAEESARFSSVAGAATNLNFRNDVVNLPIGFGGIPQFGSGFTQDVSGMTVSGLPEMVQMASGNLFGSSSLNNFGTDSNPPLLPLPQGLNEEGGSKGKLMESLSPLYSDTQNEQSKPAAPMSATALLQKAAQMGSTRSKPTSFFGNSFCVMSSTSSQRSASLRSTQNRNDQLQQIYPNVKQQESNLMASSSVSMSAYAGLGTSNNFDRLILQTGVKQNAPNQLKMHPGSNSIDQSLTRDFLGMGNDQSARPFLPQELAKFVSIGSTMGLNQFSSSNH, from the exons ATGTCTGGTGATGGGTTTTCTTTACCTGTTTCAATAGGAGGGTTTGTTCATCAAGAACAAAATAAtacaaaccctaaccctaaatccAATCCCGTTAAGAAGAAGAGAAATCTTCCAGGAAATCCAG ATCCAGATGCTGAAGTTATTGCTCTATCTCCCAAAACTCTCATGGCTACCAACAGATTCATATGTGAAATATGCAACAAAGGTTTCCAACGAGACCAAAACTTGCAGCTTCATCGAAGGGGTCACAATCTTCCATGGAAGCTGAAGCAAAGAAACAACAAAGAACCAGTTAAGAAGAAGGTATACATTTGCCCCGAGAAAACCTGCGTCCACCATGATCCATCGAGAGCACTCGGTGACCTCACTGGGATAAAGAAGCATTTCAGCAGAAAACATGGAGAAAAGAAGTGGAAGTGTGAGAAATGTTCGAAGAAATACGCCGTTCAATCCGACTGGAAAGCTCACTCCAAAACTTGTGGTACTAGGGAGTACAAGTGTGACTGTGGGACACTGTTTTCCAG AAAAGACAGCTTTATCACACATAGAGCTTTCTGTGACGCCTTAGCTGAAGAGAGTGCAAGATTCAGTTCCGTTGCTGGTGCAGCCACAAATCTAAATTTCAGAAACGATGTTGTGAATCTGCCTATTGGATTTGGTGGAATTCCTCAGTTTGGTTCCGGTTTTACACAAGATGTCAGTGGGATGACTGTATCAG GTCTGCCTGAGATGGTCCAAATGGCTTCAGGCAATCTATTTGGTTCATCTTCACTGAACAATTTTGGTACAGATTCCAATCCTCCTCTATTGCCATTGCCACAAGGTCTAAACGAAGAAGGTGGAAGCAAAGGCAAGTTGATGGAAAGCTTGTCGCCTCTCTACTCGGATACTCAAAACGAGCAATCCAAGCCTGCTGCACCAATGTCTGCAACTGCGCTCTTGCAAAAAGCAGCCCAGATGGGTTCAACAAGAAGCAAACCGACGTCCTTCTTTGGGAACAGTTTTTGTGTAATGAGCTCAACTTCTTCTCAAAGGTCAGCTAGTTTGAGATCGACTCAAAATAGAAACGATCAGCTGCAGCAAATATACCCAAATGTGAAGCAACAAGAGAGTAATTTAATGGCGTCAAGTAGTGTATCAATGAGTGCTTATGCAGGTCTCGGAACAAGCAACAACTTTGATAGGCTCATCTTACAAACAGGAGTGAAACAAAATGCCCCAAATCAATTAAAGATGCACCCTGGTTCAAACTCAATTGACCAGAGCTTAACTAGGGATTTCCTTGGCATGGGCAATGATCAGTCTGCTCGTCCATTTTTACCCCAGGAACTAGCTAAATTTGTATCAATTGGTTCAACCATGGGTCTGAATCAATTCAGCAGCAGCAACCACTAA